The Bacillota bacterium genome segment CAAAGAAAAGGAATTGCACCCGAGCATTTGACCCTTTCACAGATTGACGATACTCTTGTGCATGAGTTTGTTTCCTGGATTGAATGTGAACGCCGCTGCAGTATCTCAACACGCAACCAGCGACTGGCTGCAATTCATGCCTTCTTTCGTTACGTGCAGACCGAGGCACCGGAAAGGTTGCTGACATGCCAGCGAATTTTATCTATCCCATTTAAAAAGACCGGAAAGCCCGTTGTTTCCTTTTTGACGTCAGATGTCTTAAAAGCCATCCTTAACCAGCCCGATCAAAAAACATTAGCCGGCCGTAGAGACCTGGTGCTGTTAACCACCCTCTATGATACCGGTGCACGGGTTCAGGAGTTAATTAATCTGGTGGTCAGAGATATTCGACTGGATCAACCGTCAACAATTGCCCTAAAAGGTAAAGGCAACAAGATCCGGCATGTTCCCCTGATGACCAAAACAGCCAGCATGCTAAAGGAGTACTTAAAGGAAAGGCGTCTAAGTACAGCTGGCAAGTACGATCATCCTGTGTTTTTCAACAGCCGGCATCAGAAGCTGACCCGGGCTGGAATCGCCTATATCATCAAAAAATATGTGGAAGCTGCTAAACGTCAAAACAACATAGTTTTGCCGGAAAAGATCTCACCACATGTGTTCAGGCATACGAAGGCGATGCATCTCTTACAGGCTAATATCAACCTTGTCTACATCCGGGATTTTTTAGGTCATGCCAGTGTAACAACGAGTGAAATCTATGCCAGGGCCGATTCGGAAATGAAGCGCCTGGCTCTAGAGCAAGCTTATTTTCCGATGGTTACCGATGACATTCCTGCCTGGCAGGAAGATGAAGACCTATTAATATGGCTTCAGAACTTTTGCAAGTAAAGCATTCATTTATGCAAAGTTGATTGGGCATAAATGAGCTCCATGCTTTGTTTGTGCCCATCAACTTAGCATAAGTCAACACTTTGCATAATTGCCCTTATGTAAAGCTTTCCATAAAGGCAAGACCCACCTGGCTATTGCCTTAGGGATCAAAGCATGCATTGCCCGCTACCGGGTGCTGTTCATGACCTGTGCGGATCTCGTTGACTATCTCTATGCGGGGCTGGCCGACATGAGTGTGGCCGCGAAACTCGAAGCGCTTGCACGGTTACACCTTCTAATCATCGATGAAATCGGCTACATGCCGGTAGACAAACAAGGAGCAAACCTCTTCTTCCAGCTTGTGAGCAGGCGCTATGAGCACGGTTCCATTATCATCACCACCAACCTTCCCTTTGACCAGTGGGATACGGTCTTTGGGGATGAAGTAATCTCTTCAGCGATCATTGACAGGCTGGTGCACCACTGCCACATCTTCCAGATCACCGGCAACAGCTACAGGATGAAGGACAGACTGAAACCCAAAAAAAGGGGGTGGCAGGTAGCCGGTTAAGTTAAAATAAAAAATGGCGGCGGATCAAATTACATCTATTACCAGTTCTGGAAGGAGATCAAGTGATCAAGGGATCAAATTTCGATGTTAAAAAGGGATCAACTTTACTTGACAATCTAGACTCAGGGAAGCGCTGGCAGAGATCAGGACGGAGTACGGAAATATCCTTTCTGTCAAGAAAATCTATTTCTCCGACTGGGAGCGGTGAATACGCCTGAGTGGCAGGTTGCCCCTCCCGGGATAGCAGTGGATGCGGAGGTTTACCGGCGGTGGTACCACGAGCTGCCGCGGGAGCTGCGGGCAGAGGTCGAAAGGCACTGGGGAGAACCGCCGGGAACCATAATGGTCAGTCAAGGCCGGATTATGATCCCCGGCGTAGTGGCGGACAACGTCTTCATCGGCGTGCAACCCTCGCGCGGTGTTCACGAAAATCCCGAGAAAGCCTATCACGACAAAGAATTGCCGCCTCACCATCAGTACCTCGGTTTTTACTGGTGGTTACAAAAAGAATTTCGGGCGGACTGCATCATTCACTGGGGAATGCACGGCACCCTCGAGTTCACCAAGGGCAAAGAAGCCCCGGTGTCGCGCCGCTGCTTTCCGGACATTCTGATCGGCGACCTTCCCCACCTCTACTACTACTGGGTAGGGAATCCCTCGGAATCCACCATCGCCAAGCGGAGGAGCTATGCGGTGACCGTGTCCCACGCCTCGCCGCCGGTAATTGCAGCCGGCCTTTACGGCGAGTACCTGGAACTTGAGGAACTGCTGGCCGAGTACCGGAAAGCCGAGGGCCGGGACAAGGAGACCCTGGCCGGGGCGATTAAAGAAAAAGCGCAGGCGCTCTCCATGCCCACCGAGGATCTGGCAGAACCGGAAGTCTATCTTTACCGGATGAAGAGGCGGCTTATCCCCAAAGGTTTGCACGTTTTGGACCGTCAGCTTGAGGGAGAAGATTTGGTCAATTACCTGGCCGCCCTGGTGCGCTTTGACCGGGAAGTGCCCTCCTTTTACCGGATGGTGGCCGAGAGAACCGGCTTTTCCTACGAGAGTCTCGCTCGGGAACCGGAGGCATTTGTTGCTGTCGACCGCGAAGTACATCAGGCAATCGGGCGCTGGCTGGCGGGGGATGAGATGGCTCTGCCGCCTGAAATAGGCCGGTATCTTGTCGGCGTAAAGGAAAACATCGCCCGTTCGCAGGAAAGCGCGGGGCTGCTCACTGTGCTGGATGGCCGCTACCTTCTTCCCAACCTGGCCGGGGACCCGGTGCGCTCGCCCGAGGTTTATCCTGTCGGCCGGAATATGTACGAGTTCGACCCGCGGCTCATTCCCACACCCCTGGCGCTAAGGCGCGGGGAGGAAGCAGTAAAGGTTATTCTGGAGAGATTTTACCGCACGCACGGGCGCTACCCCGAAACCATAGGGATGGTACTGTGGGGCTTCGAGACCTTAAGCACGGGGGGCGAAACCATTGCCCAGATCCTGGCTTATCTCGGCGTGCGCTTGGTCCGGAAGGAAAGCCCCTGGTTCAAGGAACTGGAGCTCATTCCTTTGGAGGAGCTCGGCCGGCCCCGCATTGACGTTCTGGTGACCATCTGTGGCATCTTCCGCGATATATGCGGTCCTCAGATTGAAGTGA includes the following:
- a CDS encoding site-specific integrase encodes the protein MKTTDFAKLLTAYLTKVLPGQRNLSTHTITSYRDTFKLLLLFCQQRKGIAPEHLTLSQIDDTLVHEFVSWIECERRCSISTRNQRLAAIHAFFRYVQTEAPERLLTCQRILSIPFKKTGKPVVSFLTSDVLKAILNQPDQKTLAGRRDLVLLTTLYDTGARVQELINLVVRDIRLDQPSTIALKGKGNKIRHVPLMTKTASMLKEYLKERRLSTAGKYDHPVFFNSRHQKLTRAGIAYIIKKYVEAAKRQNNIVLPEKISPHVFRHTKAMHLLQANINLVYIRDFLGHASVTTSEIYARADSEMKRLALEQAYFPMVTDDIPAWQEDEDLLIWLQNFCK
- a CDS encoding ATP-binding protein: MPLCKAFHKGKTHLAIALGIKACIARYRVLFMTCADLVDYLYAGLADMSVAAKLEALARLHLLIIDEIGYMPVDKQGANLFFQLVSRRYEHGSIIITTNLPFDQWDTVFGDEVISSAIIDRLVHHCHIFQITGNSYRMKDRLKPKKRGWQVAG
- a CDS encoding cobaltochelatase subunit CobN, with protein sequence MNTPEWQVAPPGIAVDAEVYRRWYHELPRELRAEVERHWGEPPGTIMVSQGRIMIPGVVADNVFIGVQPSRGVHENPEKAYHDKELPPHHQYLGFYWWLQKEFRADCIIHWGMHGTLEFTKGKEAPVSRRCFPDILIGDLPHLYYYWVGNPSESTIAKRRSYAVTVSHASPPVIAAGLYGEYLELEELLAEYRKAEGRDKETLAGAIKEKAQALSMPTEDLAEPEVYLYRMKRRLIPKGLHVLDRQLEGEDLVNYLAALVRFDREVPSFYRMVAERTGFSYESLAREPEAFVAVDREVHQAIGRWLAGDEMALPPEIGRYLVGVKENIARSQESAGLLTVLDGRYLLPNLAGDPVRSPEVYPVGRNMYEFDPRLIPTPLALRRGEEAVKVILERFYRTHGRYPETIGMVLWGFETLSTGGETIAQILAYLGVRLVRKESPWFKELELIPLEELGRPRIDVLVTICGIFRDICGPQIEVINQAVELAASAEEPEEMNFVRKHSLEMAAEHENTSRARVFGPQATEYATSMRALVESGVWREEKELVESYDSSMCYCYHRGKVQENRALFTGLASTVDVVSQVRHSTEYEFTDLDHYYEFFGGLSRSVAEKKGKAPEQWVVDATEEITEVADVGLAIDRAVRTRLFNPGWIDEMLKHKHHGAQKIAERIEYLIGLKATTDRVDEWVFREAVRCFLLDQEMRRRLAENNRFAALKIANKLGEALQRGYMGLSEEEHGKLVEAALEIEARIEEET